From Mytilus edulis chromosome 8, xbMytEdul2.2, whole genome shotgun sequence, one genomic window encodes:
- the LOC139484427 gene encoding uncharacterized protein gives MTTPANMSHCFTNFKSVQDIEWICHTCLNAIKKQRIPRFSIANKMGFPQRPKELNLYPLEERLLSLRIPFMQIRQLPRGGQLSVKGNVVNVPVEVQPTINSLPHTLEKSGTISVKLKKKLEFKKCDFSENVRPFAVICALHYLMRTSDLYKSSGIEINEDWITEIAKINEETHDNENNSAEQEDNQDQNDSDNDSDHFSEVDESETHVGNTDTLLDHIPDDNPLCDTGLTFAPGEGQRPISLYSDPDAEYLSFPTIFCGQRRPDNKDRSVSVHYTDIVKWELRSMDRRVAQSVPNIFFKLKKIQLKNISDKVNLALRRCQSEGKKWTAKDVLNPNTVNDLVRLDEGYYIFRSLRNSPVYLEKRKKDLFAMIRQLGLPTWFGSLSSADTNWKDLLRILGKLNDGKEYTDNELEEMDWHQKSKLVQKDPVTCSRYFDYRVQQFINLVLKSDHDPIGKLTDFFYRVEFQQRGSPHIHILIWIENAPVYESNSNEDVVEFIDKYVSCSLLENDTSLVNLQVHKHSKTCRKKGHPICRFGFPLPPMKATVILEPLKENDDIEKYKTIYKEIQNEINTLHNSEDIDQMTYDMFLDDVLQMDDENYIKAIRSNLSGPKVFLKRKPSEVRVNGYMKTVLIAWQSNHDLQFVLDAFACAVYIVSYISKSQKGMSALLDQAAKEARQGNLDLKHQVRHIGNYFSNSVETSAQEATYLTLQMPLTKATRQVVFINTSPQHKRTFLLKQSSALEKLGPDSTEIESDNDIKRYSRRPKQLENWCLADYVSQLELQYPKTSESSDDHETEQQENESESENEEANADIIEEINNKIDITLKNGIRIYQRKTPKVIRYVKYNYKTDSENFYRERLMLFYPWRNELSDLQCGHETFENMYLTVARLLEKKAKQYEGKVIDLEKAIEEAENDCNENDQIAPATQQVEMEDAEIGPTESEQYVHFNPDRPTEHRLYDMSREVGIEARTVELTNHANRISERDYFDLIRSLNKKQWEFFQHVITWVKTKHEPFYTFLTGGAGCGKYVVVRTIFQALHRHLCSIEGEDLDDIRILLCAPTGKAAYNINGLTIHNAFQIQPNKGLDQSLSCDVLNTLRMKYRNLSLILIDEISMVGNKMFSLLERRLKKIKGSNCSFGGVSIIAIGDFFQLQPVFDKTKYHMG, from the coding sequence ATGACCACTCCTGCTAACATGTCACATTGCTTTACTAATTTTAAATCTGTACAAGACATAGAATGGATATGTCATACTTGTCTCaatgcaataaaaaaacaaagaattcCTCGATTTTCAATAGCCAATAAAATGGGATTTCCCCAAAGACCAAAAGAACTAAATTTGTATCCTTTAGAAGAAAGACTGTTATCATTAAGAATTCCTTTTATGCAGATTCGACAGTTGCCAAGAGGTGGACAGTTATCAGTTAAAGGCAATGTAGTAAATGTGCCTGTTGAAGTTCAACCTACAATAAATTCACTTCCACATACATTAGAGAAATCAGGTACAATATCAGTTAAACTAAAGAAGAAACTGGAATTCAAAAAGTGTGATTTTAGTGAAAATGTGAGACCATTTGCTGTCATTTGTGCATTACATTATTTGATGAGAACAAGTGACTTGTACAAGTCTTCTGGAATAGAAATAAATGAGGATTGGATTACagaaatcgccaaaataaatgaagaaacacaTGACAATGAAAACAATAGTGCAGAACAAGAGGATAACCAAGATCAGAATGATTCAGATAATGACTCCGATCATTTCAGTGAAGTAGATGAAAGTGAAACTCATGTTGGAAACACAGATACACTGTTAGATCACATTCCAGACGACAATCCACTATGTGATACAGGTTTAACTTTTGCTCCTGGTGAAGGTCAACGACCAATTAGTCTCTACAGTGATCCTGATGCAGAGTACTTATCTTTTCCAACTATATTCTGTGGTCAAAGAAGGCCAGATAACAAAGACAGGTCTGTCTCTGTTCACTATACTGATATTGTCAAATGGGAACTAAGGTCCATGGATAGGAGAGTAGCACAGTCTGtaccaaatatatttttcaagttaaaaaaaattcagttaaaaaacaTAAGTGATAAGGTCAATCTTGCTCTAAGAAGGTGTCAATCAGAAGGAAAAAAATGGACAGCAAAAGATGTACTGAATCCTAACACTGTAAACGATCTTGTAAGATTAGATGAAGGTTATTATATCTTTAGAAGTTTAAGAAATTCTCCAGTATACCTTGAAAAGAGGAAGAAAGATTTGTTTGCAATGATCAGACAGTTGGGTCTTCCAACATGGTTTGGCTCTCTTTCATCTGCAGACACTAATTGGAAAGATTTGTTACGAATTCTTGGCAAATTAAATGATGGCAAAGAATATACTGACAATGAATTGGAAGAAATGGATTGGCATCAGAAATCTAAACTTGTTCAGAAAGACCCTGTGACATGCTCTAGATATTTTGACTATCGTGTCCAACAGTTTATTAACTTGGTGTTGAAAAGTGATCATGATCCTATTggaaaattgacagattttttttatagagttgAATTTCAACAGAGAGGTTCACCACATATTCATATCTTGATCTGGATTGAAAATGCACCAGTTTATGAAAGCAATTCAAATGAAGATGTTGTagaatttattgataaatatgtcTCCTGTTCACTTTTAGAAAATGATACTAGTTTAGTCAATTTGCAGGTTCATAAACATTCAAAAACATGCAGAAAAAAAGGTCACCCAATTTGTCGTTTTGGTTTCCCCCTTCCACCTATGAAAGCAACAGTAATCTTAGAGCCTTTGAAAGAAAATGATGACATAGAAAAGTACAAAActatatataaagaaatacaaaacgaaaTTAATACACTTCACAATTCAGAAGATATAGACCAGATGACATATGACATGTTTTTAGATGATGTGTTACAAATGGATGATGAAAATTACATTAAGGCCATAAGAAGCAACTTGAGTGGTCCAAAAGTTTTTCTCAAACGAAAACCATCTGAAGTCCGTGTAAATGGTTACATGAAAACTGTGTTGATAGCCTGGCAATCAAATCACGatttacagtttgttttagatGCATTTGCATGTGCAGTGTATATTGTTTCATATATAAGCAAGTCACAAAAAGGTATGAGTGCATTACTAGACCAAGCAGCAAAAGAAGCACGACAGGGAAATTTAGACTTGAAGCATCAAGTAAGGCACATTGGGAATTACTTTTCAAATTCTGTTGAAACAAGCGCACAAGAAGCAACATACTTAACACTACAGATGCCTTTAACAAAAGCCACAAGACAAGTTGTATTCATTAACACATCTCCACAACACAAAAGAACTTTTCTCCTCAAGCAATCATCGGCCCTAGAAAAACTAGGCCCAGACTCTACTGAAATAGAATCAGACAATGATATTAAAAGATACTCGCGTAGACCAAAACAACTGGAGAACTGGTGTCTAGCAGACTATGTATCTCAGCTTGAATTGCAGTATCCTAAAACTTCAGAGTCCTCAGATGATCATGAAACAGAACAGCAAGAAAATGAATCTGAAAGTGAAAATGAAGAGGCAAATGCAGATATTATAGAAGAAATCAATAACAAAATCGACATAACCCTGAAGAATGGTATTCgaatatatcaaagaaaaacacctAAGGTTATAAGATATGTTAAATACAATTACAAGACTGACTCTGAAAACTTCTACAGAGAACGCTTAATGTTATTTTATCCATGGAGAAATGAACTTTCAGATTTGCAATGCGGACATGAAACATTCGAAAACATGTACTTGACTGTTGCAAGactattagaaaaaaaagctAAGCAATATGAAGGAAAAGTGATAGATCTAGAGAAAGCTATAGAAGAGGCAGAAAATGATTGTAATGAGAATGATCAAATAGCACCTGCCACACAGCAAGTAGAAATGGAAGATGCTGAAATAGGCCCAACAGAATCTGAACAGTATGTACACTTCAATCCAGATAGACCAACAGAACATAGACTGTATGATATGTCCCGTGAAGTTGGAATAGAAGCAAGAACAGTAGAATTGACAAATCATGCAAACAGAATAAGTGAGAGAgattattttgatttgataagATCCTTGAATAAGAAACAGTGGGAATTTTTCCAACATGTTATCACATgggttaaaacaaaacatgaaccattttatacatttttgacagGTGGAGCAGGATGTGGAAAATATGTAGTTGTCAGAACAATATTTCAAGCTTTACACAGACACTTATGTTCTATTGAAGGTGAGGACCTTGACGATATAAGAATTCTTCTTTGTGCTCCTACGGGAAAGGCAGCTTACAATATAAATGGTTTGACCATTCACAATGCTTTCCAGatacaaccaaataaaggacTTGACCAGTCATTATCATGCGATGTTCTCAATACACTTAGAATGAAATACAGAAATTTGTCTCTGATTTTGATTGATGAAATTTCAATGGTTGGAAACAAAATGTTCTCTTTACTAGAGAGAAGGCTGAAAAAAATCAAGGGAAGCAACTGTTCATTTGGTGGTGTGAGTATCATAGCTATTGGTGACTTTTTCCAACTCCAACCTGTATTTGACAAGACCAAGTATCATATGGGTTAA